A genomic window from Gossypium hirsutum isolate 1008001.06 chromosome D12, Gossypium_hirsutum_v2.1, whole genome shotgun sequence includes:
- the LOC121224401 gene encoding heavy metal-associated isoprenylated plant protein 31 isoform X1, whose amino-acid sequence MSAMLEVRVPNLDCEGCASKLKKALLKLKGVEEIEVEMEIQKITVRGYGLEEKKVLKAIKRAGKAAEPWPFPGYSHYASFYKYPTYIVNHYYDYYKNEASNGVHTFFQTPAVYSVAVASDEAVASLFSDDNPHACSIM is encoded by the exons ATGTCTGCA ATGCTGGAAGTAAGAGTTCCAAACTTGGATTGTGAAGGTTGTGCTTCTAAGTTAAAGAAAGCTCTTTTAAAGCTCAAAG gGGTTGAAGAAATAGAGGTAGAAATGGAGATACAAAAAATCACAGTTCGAGGGTATGGCCTAGAAGAAAAGAAGGTGCTGAAAGCTATTAAACGCGCCGGGAAAGCGGCGGAGCCGTGGCCGTTTCCCGGGTATTCTCACTATGCATCGTTTTACAAGTACCCAACCTATATAGTTAACCATTACTATGACTATTACAAGAATGAAGCTTCCAATGGTGTTCATACTTTCTTCCAAACTCCGGCTGTTTACTCGGTTGCCGTCGCTTCCGATGAGGCTGTCGCCTCGCTTTTTAGTGACGATAATCCACATGCTTGTTCTATCATGTGA
- the LOC121224401 gene encoding heavy metal-associated isoprenylated plant protein 31 isoform X2: MLEVRVPNLDCEGCASKLKKALLKLKGVEEIEVEMEIQKITVRGYGLEEKKVLKAIKRAGKAAEPWPFPGYSHYASFYKYPTYIVNHYYDYYKNEASNGVHTFFQTPAVYSVAVASDEAVASLFSDDNPHACSIM, from the exons ATGCTGGAAGTAAGAGTTCCAAACTTGGATTGTGAAGGTTGTGCTTCTAAGTTAAAGAAAGCTCTTTTAAAGCTCAAAG gGGTTGAAGAAATAGAGGTAGAAATGGAGATACAAAAAATCACAGTTCGAGGGTATGGCCTAGAAGAAAAGAAGGTGCTGAAAGCTATTAAACGCGCCGGGAAAGCGGCGGAGCCGTGGCCGTTTCCCGGGTATTCTCACTATGCATCGTTTTACAAGTACCCAACCTATATAGTTAACCATTACTATGACTATTACAAGAATGAAGCTTCCAATGGTGTTCATACTTTCTTCCAAACTCCGGCTGTTTACTCGGTTGCCGTCGCTTCCGATGAGGCTGTCGCCTCGCTTTTTAGTGACGATAATCCACATGCTTGTTCTATCATGTGA
- the LOC121224402 gene encoding heavy metal-associated isoprenylated plant protein 39 isoform X1 — MAQQKVVLKVLTMTDEKTKQKSIEAAADIFGVDSIAADLKDQKLTVIGQMDAVAVVKKLKKVAKVDIISIGPAKEEKKEEKKEEKKEEKKEEKKEEKKEEKKEEKKEEKKEEKK, encoded by the exons ATGGCTCAG CAGAAAGTGGTATTGAAAGTTCTAACCATGACCGACGAAAAGACCAAGCAAAAATCCATAGAAGCTGCTGCAGATATCTTCG GGGTTGATTCAATCGCTGCGGATCTAAAGGATCAGAAGCTGACGGTGATAGGACAAATGGATGCAGTGGCGGTGGTGAAGAAACTGAAGAAAGTGGCAAAAGTGGATATAATATCTATAGGACCTGctaaagaagaaaagaaggaagaaaaaaaggaagaaaagaaagaggaaaagaaagaggagaagaaagaagagaagaaggaagagaagaaagaggaaaagaaagaagaaaagaaggaagaaaagaaataa
- the LOC121224402 gene encoding heavy metal-associated isoprenylated plant protein 39 isoform X2, translating into MAQKVVLKVLTMTDEKTKQKSIEAAADIFGVDSIAADLKDQKLTVIGQMDAVAVVKKLKKVAKVDIISIGPAKEEKKEEKKEEKKEEKKEEKKEEKKEEKKEEKKEEKKEEKK; encoded by the exons ATGGCTCAG AAAGTGGTATTGAAAGTTCTAACCATGACCGACGAAAAGACCAAGCAAAAATCCATAGAAGCTGCTGCAGATATCTTCG GGGTTGATTCAATCGCTGCGGATCTAAAGGATCAGAAGCTGACGGTGATAGGACAAATGGATGCAGTGGCGGTGGTGAAGAAACTGAAGAAAGTGGCAAAAGTGGATATAATATCTATAGGACCTGctaaagaagaaaagaaggaagaaaaaaaggaagaaaagaaagaggaaaagaaagaggagaagaaagaagagaagaaggaagagaagaaagaggaaaagaaagaagaaaagaaggaagaaaagaaataa
- the LOC107943475 gene encoding pentatricopeptide repeat-containing protein At3g60050, translating into MNSLALFGVRNVFKSCYIIVLSRKFCSGSFDSGKLDSDFYCSDEPLKRMWKGPSLDSVFDEIHDDCDGDGNWNRNSSKSQFTTRKGFFETGRDDARTILEVLEKDGPGFDVKAAISKMQVRVSGFLVREVLLGVLKNTKYTNKTRCAKLGYKFFVWAGQQENYRHTVDSYHLIMKIFAECEEYKAMWRLVDEMVENGFPTTARTFNILICACGETGLAKKVVERFIKSKTFNYRPFKHSYNAILHTLLAINQYKLIEWVYQQMLAEGFSPDILTYNIIMYAKYRLGKLDQFHRLLDEMSRSGFSPDFHTYNILLHVLGKGDKPLAALNLLNHMKEVGLNPGVLHFTTLIDGLSRAGNLDACKYFFDEMIKNGCMPDVVCYTVIITGFIAAGELEKAQEMFDDMITKGQLPNVFTYNSMIRGYCMAGKFEEACAILKEMEARGCNPNFVVYSTLVSHLRSAGKLSEAREVIRNMVEKGQYVHLLPKIRRYRRC; encoded by the coding sequence ATGAACTCTTTAGCTCTGTTCGGTGTAAGGAATGTTTTTAAATCATGTTATATTATCGTTTTATCGAGGAAATTTTGTAGTGGTAGTTTTGATAGTGGTAAACTTGATAGTGATTTTTATTGTTCGGATGAACCCTTGAAGAGAATGTGGAAGGGTCCCAGTTTAGACTCTGTTTTTGATGAAATTCATGATGATTGTGATGGGGACGGGAACTGGAACAGGAACAGCTCTAAGTCCCAATTTACAACTAGAAAAGGGTTTTTTGAGACTGGGAGAGACGATGCTAGGACGATTCTTGAAGTTTTAGAAAAAGATGGACCGGGATTTGATGTGAAAGCTGCTATTAGTAAAATGCAGGTGAGGGTCTCGGGGTTCCTTGTGAGAGAAGTTCTTTTGGgagttttgaagaacacaaagtaTACGAATAAGACCAGGTGTGCAAAACTTGGATACAAGTTTTTCGTGTGGGCTGGTCAGCAGGAAAATTATAGGCATACCGTGGATTCGTATCATTTGATAATGAAGATATTTGCAGAGTGTGAGGAATACAAGGCAATGTGGAGATTAGTAGATGAGATGGTAGAGAATGGTTTCCCTACAACAGCAAGGACATTTAACATTTTGATATGTGCTTGTGGAGAGACCGGCTTAGCTAAGAAAGTTGTGGAGAGGTTCATTAAGTCAAAGACATTCAATTATAGGCCATTTAAGCATTCATACAATGCTATTTTGCATACATTACTTGCCATTAATCAATACAAGCTAATTGAGTGGGTGTACCAGCAGATGTTAGCCGAGGGTTTTTCCCCCGATATTCTAACTTACAATATTATTATGTATGCAAAATACAGATTGGGGAAGTTAGATCAATTCCACAGGTTACTTGATGAAATGAGTAGATCCGGATTTTCCCCTGATTTTCATACATATAACATCCTTCTGCATGTTCTTGGCAAAGGAGATAAACCACTTGCAGCACTTAATCTATTGAATCACATGAAAGAGGTGGGATTAAACCCAGGTGTTCTTCATTTCACGACATTGATTGATGGCCTGAGTCGTGCTGGAAACTTGGATGCTTGCAAGtatttttttgatgaaatgatAAAGAATGGATGCATGCCTGATGTCGTCTGCTATACTGTAATCATTACGGGATTCATTGCCGCTGGGGAGCTAGAGAAAGCTCAGGAAATGTTTGATGATATGATTACCAAGGGACAGCTTCCGAATGTGTTTACATACAATTCGATGATTCGTGGTTATTGTATGGCTGGAAAGTTCGAAGAGGCATGTGCTATACTTAAGGAAATGGAGGCTAGAGGATGTAACCCAAATTTTGTCGTGTACAGTACCCTAGTGAGTCATTTACGGAGTGCTGGAAAGCTTTCTGAAGCTCGTGAAGTAATAAGAAACATGGTGGAGAAAGGACAGTATGTTCATCTACTCCCAAAGATCAGGAGATATAGAAGATGCTAA
- the LOC107943476 gene encoding low-temperature-induced 65 kDa protein, giving the protein MNTQSAYPHQHGEGEDDHHEKNSVLKKVKAKAKKIKDTIKKHGHGHNHDHGHEYHEGHIPDDHDLDEEDDEEEEEIVQDPEVHGAPMYESAAAKIVVSGQPEDLSRPGITNDRSKPMVLDPLESRGISGNYGTKDNEPPSSAVDGLEGLVREQARVDFGKRTDTVGEPLAPQNTPMPSSQGKDTTGPTRTFLHGEGGGYSGQPKVNLQRPIGLEEDPAAPKDNPDAYVTTNYQSKVTDPTGEGGEARGITPLLHSMDKMSIYEEDNGRKDNLPPATHPVASELYPTGSHNQFSPGPSPPLDTGTVDTKPEEHPRNVAADEPVNQSSYTEKISSATSVIADKAVSAKNIVASKLGYGEKDESRTTTNGSSPTTKGSAIDYGKKMAATMADKLSPVYEKVAGAGSTMVSKLHGPGSGTATEVYPDQVQDQDKGVSMKSYIAEKLKPGEEDRALSEVISEALQKRKEEPEKETTAARGKLTESEEVARRLGTTGETNERVGSGSMNSPTKSVVDKLKGTVGSWFGKSEVSSQGTEQGHGSSSGNNGVPSSTGERRLQESSN; this is encoded by the exons atgaataCCCAATCGGCCTATCCTCACCAGCATG GAGAAGGTGAAGATGACCACCATGAGAAAAACTCAGTTTTGAAAAAAGTGAAGGCAAAAGCAAAGAAGATAAAGGATACAATTAAAAAACATGGGCATGGGCATAACCATGATCATGGTCATGAGTACCATGAAGGTCATATCCCTGATGATCATGACCTGGACGAGGAAgacgatgaagaagaagaagaaattgttCAAGATCCCGAAGTTCACGGTGCACCAA TGTACGAGTCTGCCGCTGCTAAAATTGTTGTGTCTGGACAACCAGAAGACTTGAGCCGTCCTGGGATTACAAACGACAGGTCAAAACCCATGGTCCTGGATCCTCTAGAATCAAGGGGAATAAGCGGAAACTACGGGACAAAAGACAATGAACCACCTAGCAGCGCTGTTGATGGCTTGGAAGGCTTAGTGAGAGAACAAGCGAGGGTCGACTTTGGGAAGAGGACTGATACTGTTGGGGAACCACTAGCGCCGCAAAACACACCTATGCCGAGTTCTCAAGGCAAAGATACGACCGGTCCTACGAGGACTTTTCTTCATGGGGAAGGAGGAGGGTATTCAGGGCAGCCAAAAGTTAATTTACAAAGACCCATAGGGTTGGAGGAAGACCCTGCTGCTCCTAAGGACAATCCTGATGCTTATGTTACTACAAATTATCAGTCCAAGGTCACAGATCCAACAGGAGAAG GTGGAGAAGCAAGAGGGATAACCCCACTTTTGCACTCAATGGATAAAATGAGTATCTATGAGGAAGACAATGGTAGAAAGGACAATTTACCTCCTGCAACTCATCCTGTTGCATCAGAATTATACCCTACAGGAAGCCATAACCAGTTCTCTCCTGGACCAAGTCCTCCATTAGACACCGGAACCGTGGACACAAAGCCTGAAGAACACCCACGTAATGTTGCTGCTGATGAGCCGGTAAACCAGAGCAGTTACACTGAGAAAATATCGTCGGCGACCTCTGTTATTGCAGATAAAGCAGTGTCAGCTAAGAACATTGTAGCTTCAAAGCTCGGGTATGGAGAAAAGGACGAGAGTAGGACTACCACGAATGGATCAAGTCCGACTACGAAAGGATCCGCTATAGATTATGGAAAGAAAATGGCTGCAACTATGGCGGATAAACTAAGTCCTGTTTACGAGAAAGTTGCAGGAGCGGGAAGCACCATGGTGTCGAAGCTACACGGTCCCGGCTCTGGGACGGCAACCGAAGTGTATCCTGATCAGGTTCAAGATCAGGACAAAGGGGTCTCAATGAAAAGCTATATCGCGGAGAAATTGAAGCCTGGTGAAGAAGACAGGGCACTATCAGAAGTCATTTCGGAGGCCTTGCAAAAGCGAAAAGAGGAACCAGAGAAGGAAACAACGGCGGCAAGAGGGAAATTGACGGAGTCGGAGGAGGTGGCAAGGCGATTGGGCACGACGGGAGAAACAAACGAAAGGGTAGGTTCAGGATCCATGAATAGTCCCACTAAGAGTGTAGTGGATAAACTTAAAGGTACTGTTGGTTCCTGGTTTGGCAAAAGTGAAGTGTCTTCCCAGGGAACTGAACAGGGACATGGTTCATCATCTGGTAATAATGGTGTTCCAAGTTCTACCGGCGAGCGACGTCTTCAAGAATCGAGCAATTGA
- the LOC107943477 gene encoding protein SHORTAGE IN CHIASMATA 1 → MRTRFLNVDYLSAFQSPAETLSFLNLPPPHFPPHTSNFIDDLLHFDSFLNLPLQTERLPIDAALSNFLSEAIPPFIDVDIRDFEDTRFPSGNASAKFSAEEEAMVCNEKEAGSQRTSGSEIQEEDNVTCGADKDVRRLDVILFETHELDTFLDNAHFSEKEIETFSGISEIDNNKDETGPILQFPDKIQESVYSVEDVISECNREQNIYMLEEDSSFGGRELLQHSIFPILEVDEISLCIMTSHSIDDVLPTAFESIESQLWTQENDVLTDSKELLGSIGNDILQFLSDLCLVEKYPEPEVAFPEMFLDVNIICMVETPQADGNSELVMAKQDTGYLFPTNLVIFEEFQIFYVDSSQNFDVFLNRQITHEPEACNHMFKEDLNFKSFSELVVSHELVLVDETFKSLPIPVLSDHGRLRLPCTVIEELLSDLKPLPLSASDGIYLDWYILEDDKCSSKVHALFQNMMEEIDASSIDFEQESFEGRKLVSDFIFSDDALTGSATEQYEEVPNVTFDRVPMLNDNLMAVASNKLQDNGFPKPGNSKQLAEKDDKRASLLFKTMSQFNDLAFFLNPQKSSARENAGPEAMSSNPKAELPNVSSGRSVEACESAGLQSQVNGPDFFLNPQKSSAREDAAPAARSFSRKAESPNGLSGHSVEACAYTGLPLQVNDLDFFLNPQKSSTRDNAGSAAMSFNPRAELPNVSSGHSVEACASTGLLLQQWDIMVYNIKLPDDILALIENFEKCYLAILQNETELISFLGEDRYELLSLPKKKLMDCIKKKMARRNTSHGDEDIMAFVTLCAIKQMAWYMCFYGINAAHLYVDKLCRSLGCINSRLSFLHSLIEDARGKVDKEITTSHPSLCVIRGILQSKTSSSNSKVLILAEQVFWWSLKSLLMSMGLSWNELSSFCTNANPSGAYKMDSQLISNCWLVSQENVSASFPFNKFNVIVEYGGFCGSSRVSSFPPKSVGLTHVHFLKIELDDSSASKALCEGVDIPQIAKKLTEGEFHSILALDNVNYENVEDLLNFVPIVDKHNKGSIGSGKEEEAYSLPLPVAVETNPNPQRLADIVIIVNMQNFDKEMIVSRRSTYQKILAMEKEGAQVVERDSNLPVDVIISSAICLVWYDSRNIGRKAAISDETSSCLQLCIENIATNILTLLSFTFSGCFLVFEGGIGFLSTVMESSAGLYAAAASLGIDFQLFCSYSSESTDEIILNCIDYAAKTTRGPYPKMPDSETLAESFLTKFPSVNPLTAHAILSSGGMLVEFLQSSHERRIQAVQKYCVPDESIALFSALCKYGEREDSKSVMTDCSSSVSSGRNSDKCHYNVGSQGKQGKRKNSSNKVSTRMDESQHFEPVSKDEFLHPSGLSKQYDSWKSTGSEMFQDYKKLSSSLNDIFDQEQDFDFLPQIPGRYDSDIYEGPNMLKEAKKPKLDVPLKDNIWDYNLGENAGMLNSLDWQNTNSFENQREELTSEVTDFADSPMSGEDFSCFGNSNPFSSLVSEIEEDSARKSKIARRLSFTKGSHTVFPYVSEINIGSDMLSSVTCPRQGLVGTNPNSDASPSNQENSIRDVLAQRSAACKGSLLKNDVSNHSATSLSKAILSNQPQLGSPWTIEFLNRIREKSRLRQQNLPSDTSASPFGRSGNIAKIPKRRRSPSILEFFKYQGGNTPKKILEQRKQKRPPQASSSSKNEKTSSSFTQTSTPTDKRTRQTLSFEMNGSGSQTKLVWRDGGAHGLSKKLRY, encoded by the exons ATGCGAACTCGATTTCTCAACGTCGATTACTTGAGCGCCTTTCAATCCCCAGCCGAAACCCTAAGCTTCCTCAATCTACCGCCTCCTCACTTCCCTCCTCATACTTCCAACTTCATTGACGATCTTCTTCACTTTGATTCGTTCCTCAACCTCCCTCTCCAGACCGAGAGATTGCCGATCGACGCCGCTCTCTCCAACTTCTTGTCGGAAGCAATTCCTCCGTTCATCGATGTCGATATCAGAGATTTCGAGGATACTCGGTTTCCAAGTGGAAATGCCAGCGCAAAGTTCTCCGCCGAG GAAGAAGCTATGGTTTGTAATGAGAAGGAAGCAGGGAGTCAGAGAACTTCTGGATCAGAAATTCAGGAG GAGGATAATGTAACCTGTGGAGCTGATAAGGATGTTCGGAGGTTAGACGTGATACTGTTTGAAACACACGAGCTGGATACTTTTTTG GATAATGCCCACTTTTCCGAGAAAGAGATTGAGACATTCTCTGGAATTTCAGAGATTGATAATAATAAG GATGAGACGGGCCCTATACTGCAGTTTCCTGACAAGATTCAAGAATCAGTTTATTCAGTTGAAGATGTTATTTCAGAGTGCAACAGGGAGCAAAATATTTATATGCTGGAAGAGGATAGTTCTTTTGGAGGTCGAGAGCTCTTACAGCATAGCATCTTCCCCATTTTGGAGGTGGATGAAATAAGTCTGTGTATCATGACAAGTCATTCTATTGATGATGTACTTCCTACTGCTTTTGAATCTATTGAATCCCAGCTGTGGACTCAAGAAAATGATGTGCTTACTGACAGCAAGGAGCTCTTGGGCTCTATTGGGAACGATATCTTACAGTTTCTTTCTGATCTCTGTTTAGTGGAAAAATATCCGGAACCTGAGGTAGCCTTCCCAGAGATGTTCCTGGATGTGAACATTATATGCATGGTGGAAACTCCTCAAGCTGATGGGAATTCTGAACTTGTTATGGCAAAACAGGATACTGGTTATCTTTTTCCCACAAACCTGGTTATTTTTGAGGAATTCCAGATTTTTTATGTTGATTCATCTCAAAACTTTGATGTGTTTTTGAACAGACAAATAACCCATGAGCCAGAAGCATGTAACCATATGTTCAAGGAAGACTTGAATTTCAAGAGTTTCAGTGAATTGGTTGTTAGTCATGAACTTGTGTTGGTAGATGAAACATTCAAATCTTTGCCTATACCTGTTCTCTCTGATCATGGAAGGTTGAGGTTACCATGCACAGTTATCGAGGAATTACTGTCTGATTTGAAGCCGCTGCCCCTATCTGCATCTGATGGTATCTACTTGGACTGGTATATATTGGAAGATGATAAATGCAGTAGTAAAGTTCATGCTTTGTTTCAGAATATGATGGAGGAGATAGATGCTTCCAGCATTGATTTTGAACAGGAAAGTTTTGAGGGTAGGAAGTTAGTTTCTGACTTCATTTTCTCAGATGATGCTTTAACAGGATCAGCTACTGAACAATATGAGGAAGTACCGAATGTAACTTTTGATCGCGTACCTATGCTTAATGATAATCTTATGGCTGTTGCGTCCAATAAGTTACAAGACAACGGTTTCCCAAAACCAGGAAACTCGAAACAATTAGCAGAAAAAGATGATAAGAGGGCTTCATTACTATTCAAGACTATGTCACAATTCAATGATCTTGCTTTTTTCTTGAATCCCCAGAAAAGTAGCGCTAGAGAAAATGCTGGACCTGAGGCCATGTCTTCCAATCCAAAGGCTGAGTTACCGAATGTTTCATCTGGTCGTTCAGTTGAAGCATGTGAATCCGCTGGTCTACAGTCACAAGTCAATGGTCCAGATTTTTTCTTGAATCCCCAGAAAAGTAGTGCTAGAGAAGATGCTGCACCTGCGGCCAGGTCTTTTAGCCGAAAGGCTGAATCACCCAATGGTTTATCTGGTCATTCAGTTGAAGCATGTGCTTACACTGGTCTACCGTTACAAGTCAATGATCTTGATTTTTTCTTGAATCCCCAGAAAAGTAGCACTAGAGATAATGCTGGATCTGCGGCCATGTCATTCAACCCAAGGGCTGAATTACCCAATGTTTCATCTGGTCATTCAGTTGAAGCATGTGCGTCCACGGGTCTACTATTGCAGCAGTGGGATATCATGGTTTACAATATAAAATTGCCAGATGATATCTTGGCActgattgaaaattttgaaaagtgcTATCTAGCTATCTTGCAGAATGAGACAGAGCTAATTTCATTTTTGGGAGAAGATAGGTATGAATTGCTTAGCCTTCCAAAGAAAAAGTTAATGGACTGTATAAAGAAAAAAATGGCACGAAGAAATACTTCCCATGGTGATGAAGATATTATGGCATTTGTAACGTTGTGCGCTATTAAGCAAATGGCTTGGTACATGTGTTTCTATGGCATCAATGCAGCTCACTTATATGTAGACAAGCTATGTCGAAGCCTTGGGTGCATAAATTCAAGATTAAGTTTCCTTCATTCCTTGATTGAGGATGCTCGTGGCAAGGTTGATAAGGAAATAACTACATCACATCCCTCACTCTGTGTTATACGGGGAATTTTACAGTCAAAGACCAGCTCAAGTAATTCCAAAGTGTTGATCTTGGCGGAGCAAGTCTTCTGGTGGTCTTTGAAGAGTTTGTTGATGTCTATGGGATTGTCCTGGAACGAGCTATCAAGTTTCTGCACAAACGCAAATCCATCAGGTGCCTATAAGATGGATTCTCAGCTGATTTCAAATTGTTGGTTGGTATCTCAGGA GAATGTTTCTGCATCTTTTCCATTCAACAAGTTCAACGTTATTGTGGAATATGGAGGCTTTTGTGGCTCATCTAGAGTATCTTCTTTCCCCCCCAAATCAGTTGGCTTGACTCATGTTCACTTTCTGAAGATTGAACTGGATGACTCTAGTGCCTCCAAAGCACTTTGCGAAGGTGTTGATATCCCCCAGATTGCAAAGAAGTTGACG GAAGGGGAGTTTCATTCAATCCTGGCCCTTGATAATGTGAACTACGAGAATGTGGAGGACCTACTGAACTTTGTACCTATTGTAGACAAGCATAACAAGGGGTCTATCGGAAGTGGGAAAGAAGAAGAAGCCTATAGTTTGCCTCTGCCAGTTGCAGTTGAAACCAATCCAAACCCGCAGAGATTGGCAGACATAGTAATTATTGTGAACATGCAAAATTTTGATAAGGAAATGATCGTATCCAGAAGATCTACTTATCAAAAAATTCTTGCAATGGAGAAAGAAGGAGCTCAAGTAGTGGAACGCGATTCAAATCTTCCAGTGGATGTCATAATTAGCTCTGCAATTTGCCTGGTATGGTATGATTCCAGAAACATAGGAAGGAAAGCTGCCATTTCAGATGAAACATCTTCTTGCTTACAGTTGTGCATTGAGAATATTGCAACTAACATTTTGACATTGCTGAGTTTTACTTTCAGTGGCTGTTTCCTG GTATTTGAGGGAGGCATTGGCTTCCTTTCTACTGTAATGGAATCCTCAGCTGGACTCTATGCAGCAGCAGCAAGTTTGGGAATTGACTTCCAGCTATTTTGTTCTTATTCATCTGAATCAACTGATGAAATTATACTAAACTGCATTGACTATGCTGCTAAGACGACCAGGGGCCCATATCCAAAGATGCCTGATTCAGAAACTCTTGCAGAATCGTTCCTTACTAAATTTCCTTCAGTTAATCCTTTGACAGCGCATGCAATACTCTCTTCGGGAGGAATGCTCGTTGAATTCCTTCAGTCGTCACATGAACGCAGGATTCAGGCAGTTCAAAAGTACTGTGTACCAGATGAAAGTATTGCTCTTTTCAGTGCTTTGTGTAAGTACGGTGAGCGGGAGGACTCAAAATCTGTAATGACAGACTGCTCTTCTTCTGTATCTTCGGGTCGTAACTCCGACAAGTGTCATTACAATGTTGGTTCTCAAGGAAAACAAGGCAAACGCAAAAATAGCTCTAATAAAGTCAGCACAAGGATGGATGAATCACAGCATTTTGAGCCTGTGAGCAAAGATGAGTTCCTGCATCCTTCTGGACTGTCGAAGCAATATGATTCTTGGAAATCTACAGGTTCTGAGATGTTCCAGGATTACAAAAAGCTCAGTTCATCTTTAAATGATATATTTGATCaagagcaggattttgattttcTCCCTCAAATTCCTGGGCGATATGATTCTGACATCTATGAAGGTCCTAACATGTTAAAAGAGGCAAAAAAGCCCAAACTCGATGTACCCTTGAAAGATAATATATGGGATTACAATCTGGGAGAAAATGCAGGTATGCTGAATAGTTTGGACTGGCAAAACACCAATAGCTTTGAGAATCAGCGCGAAGAACTTACAAGTGAAGTTACTGACTTTGCTGACAGTCCGATGTCTGGTGAGGATTTCTCTTGCTTTGGTAACTCTAATCCTTTCTCCTCTTTGGTGTCGGAGATTGAAGAGGATTCTGCTAGAAAATCCAAAATTGCTAGAAGATTGTCATTTACTAAAGGCAGTCACACTGTTTTCCCATATGTTTCTGAGATCAACATTGGTTCAGATATGTTGAGTTCTGTAACATGTCCTAGACAAGGTCTTGTAGGAACTAATCCTAATTCAGATGCAAGTCCCAGCAACCAAGAAAACTCCATACGGGATGTTTTAGCTCAGCGATCTGCAGCTTGCAAAGGATCACTACTAAAAAACGATGTATCAAATCATAGTGCAACATCACTCTCAAAGGCCATTCTTTCAAACCAACCACAATTAGGTTCACCTTGGACGATAGAATTTCTTAACAGGATCAGAGAGAAGAGCAGATTACGTCAGCAGAATCTTCCTTCTGATACATCTGCTTCACCCTTTGGCAGATCAGGAAATATAGCAAAAATTCCTAAGAGAAGAAGAAGTCCATCAATTCTTGAGTTTTTCAAATACCAAGGAGGCAACACTCCTAAGAAAATACTAGAACAAAGGAAGCAGAAAAGACCTCCACAAGCATCCAGCTCATCTAAGAATGAAAAAACTTCATCCTCCTTTACACAAACATCGACACCCACTGATAAGAGAACAAGACAG ACTCTATCTTTTGAAATGAATGGAAGTGGAAGTCAAACAAAGCTAGTTTGGAGAGACGGAGGAGCACATGGTTTGAGCAAAAAGCTTCGCTATTAA